The following proteins are encoded in a genomic region of Arachis ipaensis cultivar K30076 chromosome B02, Araip1.1, whole genome shotgun sequence:
- the LOC107628231 gene encoding trafficking protein particle complex subunit 3-like, translating to MPPVAPRSGDSIFANLEHMNAELFTLTYGAIVRQLITDLEEVDEVNKQLDQMGYNIGVRLIDEFLAKSNISRCVDFKETAEVIAKVS from the exons ATGCCGCCCGTTGCTCCTCGATCCGGCGACTCCATATTCGCTAACCTCGAGCACATG AACGCGGAGCTATTTACACTGACATATGGTGCGATCGTGCGTCAATTGATTACCGATCTGGAAGAGGTTGACGAGGTTAACAAGCAGCTTGATCAAAT GGGCTATAACATTGGGGTGCGTTTAATTGATGAGTTCTTAGCCAAATCTAACATATCAAGATGCGTTGATTTCAAAGAGACTGCTGAAGTGATTGCTAAGGTATCCTAG